In Dermacentor andersoni chromosome 4, qqDerAnde1_hic_scaffold, whole genome shotgun sequence, the following proteins share a genomic window:
- the rb gene encoding AP-3 complex subunit beta-2, which produces MIASWAYKDQVTSPSAGGQMSAMASRHPNEAGDAASATATEAVPGFFSSDLRRHEDLKNMLDSSKDGLKLEAMKRIIGMIAKGKDASELFPAVVKNVVSKNLEVKKLVYVYLVRYAEEQQDLALLSISTFQRALRDPNQLIRASALRVLSSIRVPVIVPIMMLAIKDAVSDMSPYVRKTAAHAIPKLHRLDAEQKEQLVEVIEKLLADKTTLVVGSAVMAFDEVCPERIDLVHRNYRKLCNLLVDVEEWGQVEIILMLTRYARTQFVDPNASSSVAGADDADDPGRPGVDDDEDRGPGIDPDLRLLLRNCKPLLQSRNSAVVMAVAQLYYHLAPRSEVALVVKSLIRLLRSHREIQTVVLSNVATMSIRCRGLFEPFLRSFFVRSSDPTHIKLLKLEVLTNLAGETNVPVILREFQTYVASSDTEFVAATIQSIGRCASTIPEVADTCLNGLVALLSNRNEAVVAESVVVIKKLLQMKPSEHRDIIGHMAKLMDSIAVPMARASILWLLGEYADRVPKIAPDVLRKVAKTFIQEEDIVKLQTLNLAAKLYLTNSKQTKLITQYVFSLAKYDPNYDIRDRVRFLRQLVMPQGDTGGVLHKHAKKFLLASKPAPVLQSKYEDRDHYQIGSLSHFINGKANGYQELPDFPEVAPDTSVRNVEVPSVWQEAKSSKKKKQVVKKKSFYSETDSSHSADESSSGSSDGSSDEETASGSETESDDSEESGVGESSDESGSGDSHVNGTAAAKNAKDSTASSSSESEESDTSSSSSEAPVAKPKKVPASRSNLDLLLDLDDMSTVPIAATLQPVSAAASTAVAGRTEAPRFVAVSTPAHVPAEWRELLNKVSGAGLAINYRFSRTPHLFSPKMASVEVTLANHGDEELLGVQITDRLGPGISSEVRGIASEPLAPGATRLATLGIDFGDSTQPVTLEVVIGNGARHTLTLQPPVGEILRPVRINHDEFLAQQGRLRGMNEHSCSLEKMTEVAEKVRQRVHRAANVLAVEDEQPGWVRFAGQTLASGSLVLVTVRLAQGSAKATLTVNCDKMVVGSMLMQELRTALS; this is translated from the coding sequence ATGATAGCTTCGTGGGCTTACAAGGATCAAGTAACCTCTCCATCTGCTGGCGGCCAAATGTCAGCCATGGCATCGAGACATCCCAACGAGGCGGGCGACGCCGCCTCCGCTACAGCGACAGAGGCAGTTCCGGGGTTCTTCTCCTCGGACTTGCGTCGGCACGAGGACCTCAAGAACATGCTGGACAGCAGCAAAGACGGCCTTAAGCTGGAGGCCATGAAGCGCATTATCGGCATGATCGCGAAGGGTAAGGACGCATCCGAGCTGTTCCCGGCCGTGGTTAAGAACGTGGTCTCGAAGAACCTCGAAGTCAAGAAGCTCGTTTACGTCTACCTGGTGCGCTACGCGGAGGAGCAGCAGGACCTGGCGTTGCTTTCCATCTCGACATTCCAACGGGCGCTGCGCGACCCCAACCAGCTGATCCGTGCGAGTGCCTTGCGCGTGCTGTCCAGCATCCGCGTCCCCGTTATCGTTCCCATCATGATGCTGGCCATCAAGGACGCCGTGAGCGATATGTCGCCATATGTGCGCAAGACGGCGGCGCACGCCATCCCCAAGCTGCACCGCCTCGATGCCGAGCAGAAGGAGCAGCTGGTGGAAGTGATCGAGAAGCTGCTCGCTGACAAGACGACGCTGGTGGTCGGCAGCGCCGTCATGGCCTTCGATGAAGTGTGTCCCGAGCGCATCGACCTGGTGCATCGGAACTATCGTAAGCTGTGCAATCTGCTCGTCGACGTCGAAGAGTGGGGTCAGGTCGAAATCATTCTGATGCTGACCCGCTACGCGAGGACGCAGTTCGTCGACCCCAACGCTTCCTCGTCAGTTGCCGGGGCGGACGACGCAGACGACCCCGGTCGGCCAGGCgtggacgacgacgaagaccGTGGCCCCGGCATAGATCCGGACTTGCGCCTTCTCCTGCGCAACTGCAAGCCCCTGCTCCAGAGCCGGAACTCTGCGGTCGTGATGGCCGTGGCGCAGCTGTACTATCACCTTGCGCCGCGCTCGGAAGTAGCGCTGGTGGTAAAGTCTTTGATTCGGCTGCTGAGGAGCCACCGCGAGATCCAGACAGTCGTCCTGAGCAACGTGGCCACGATGTCGATTCGATGTCGCGGCTTATTCGAGCCATTCCTGCGCAGCTTCTTTGTGCGCTCGAGCGACCCTACACACATAAAGTTGCTCAAACTGGAAGTTCTAACCAACTTGGCTGGAGAGACCAATGTGCCGGTGATACTGCGCGAGTTTCAGACCTATGTGGCGAGTTCTGACACTGAGTTTGTGGCAGCAACAATCCAGTCCATCGGACGCTGTGCCAGCACCATCCCCGAGGTGGCTGACACCTGCCTTAATGGTTTGGTGGCCCTGCTCTCTAACAGGAATGAAGCTGTCGTTGCGGAAAGTGTAGTTGTCATTAAGAAGCTACTTCAAATGAAGCCTTCTGAGCACCGGGACATAATTGGCCACATGGCCAAGCTCATGGACAGCATTGCGGTTCCTATGGCACGAGCTTCTATCCTGTGGCTTTTGGGAGAATACGCTGACCGTGTGCCCAAGATTGCTCCTGACGTACTTCGGAAGGTGGCCAAAACATTTATTCAGGAGGAAGACATTGTGAAATTGCAGACACTGAACCTTGCTGCTAAGCTGTATTTGACAAACTCAAAGCAGACGAAGCTGATCACACAGTATGTGTTTAGCCTTGCTAAGTACGACCCGAACTATGACATCAGAGACAGGGTGCGGTTTCTGCGTCAGTTGGTCATGCCTCAGGGTGACACTGGTGGTGTGCTTCACAAGCATGCTAAGAAGTTTCTGCTGGCATCCAAGCCAGCACCTGTGCTGCAATCAAAATATGAGGATAGAGACCATTACCAGATTGGTTCGCTCTCACACTTTATCAATGGCAAGGCTAATGGTTACCAGGAGCTCCCAGACTTTCCAGAGGTGGCTCCGGACACATCGGTGCGTAACGTGGAAGTTCCTTCGGTGTGGCAGGAAGCGAAATCTTCTAAAAAGAAGAAGCAGGTTgtcaagaagaagtccttttacTCTGAGACTGACTCAAGTCATTCAGCAGATGAATCTAGTTCAGGCTCAAGTGATGGGTCGTCAGACGAGGAGACAGCTTCTGGAAGTGAAACTGAGTCGGATGACTCCGAGGAGAGTGGAGTTGGTGAGAGCTCAGATGAATCTGGTTCTGGTGACAGTCATGTCAATGGCACTGCAGCTGCAAAGAATGCAAAAGATTCGACTGCAAGTTCGAGCAGTGAAAGTGAGGAGTCTGATACATCCAGTTCGAGCAGTGAAGCACCAGTGGCAAAGCCAAAGAAGGTGCCAGCTTCGAGGAGCAACCTGGACCTCCTTCTTGACCTGGATGACATGAGCACTGTGCCCATTGCCGCCACCTTGCAGCCAGTGAGTGCCGCGGCATCTACAGCAGTGGCAGGACGCACAGAGGCACCTCGTTTTGTTGCCGTGTCAACACCTGCTCATGTGCCAGCCGAGTGGAGAGAGCTCCTGAACAAGGTGTCTGGAGCCGGTCTAGCCATCAACTACAGGTTCAGCCGGACACCCCACCTCTTCTCGCCCAAGATGGCTTCTGTCGAAGTGACACTGGCTAACCACGGTGACGAGGAGTTGCTGGGGGTGCAAATTACCGACCGCCTTGGCCCTGGCATCTCCTCTGAGGTTCGAGGCATAGCATCTGAACCTTTGGCACCCGGTGCCACACGTCTTGCAACCTTGGGCATAGATTTTGGTGACAGCACTCAGCCGGTGACTTTGGAGGTTGTTATAGGAAATGGTGCGCGACATACGCTGACACTTCAGCCGCCCGTTGGCGAAATTTTGCGCCCAGTGCGCATCAACCACGACGAGTTTCTTGCCCAGCAGGGAAGGCTGCGAGGCATGAATGAACACAGCTGCAGTCTCGAAAAGATGACAGAGGTAGCAGAGAAAGTGCGGCAGCGCGTTCACCGTGCTGCAAACGTGCTGGCCGTTGAAGATGAACAGCCTGGATGGGTGCGCTTTGCGGGCCAGACCTTGGCTTCGGGGTCCTTGGTGTTAGTCACTGTGCGTCTTGCGCAGGGCTCGGCCAAGGCCACACTTACAGTGAACTGTGACAAGATGGTTGTTGGCTCTATGCTGATGCAAGAGCTTCGCACAGCCCTTTCATGA